One window from the genome of Dyadobacter sp. CECT 9275 encodes:
- a CDS encoding class I SAM-dependent methyltransferase, with protein MDQSNGYEYHAETFIRCRSKGTNGVGAASVRRWGKVLPPKATVLDLGCGTGDPVSRALQDEGLALYGIDASPSMIQLFRQNFPNAPAACEAAEDSSFFNRQFDAIIAWGLLFLLPEKKQEIVIRKMANALYTEGKLLFTAPSQKMKWEDAITALESISLGAQRYKELLEASGLLLIGEFEDEGGNHYYHSVRPALAQA; from the coding sequence ATGGATCAATCCAACGGATACGAGTACCACGCAGAAACATTTATTCGCTGCCGCTCTAAGGGAACCAATGGAGTCGGCGCAGCATCCGTCCGGCGCTGGGGAAAGGTGTTGCCTCCAAAAGCAACCGTCCTGGATTTAGGTTGCGGTACGGGCGACCCTGTTTCAAGGGCATTACAAGATGAAGGTTTGGCTCTGTATGGGATTGATGCGTCGCCTTCGATGATTCAGCTTTTCAGGCAGAACTTTCCAAATGCTCCTGCCGCCTGTGAAGCCGCAGAAGATTCCTCATTTTTCAATCGGCAGTTCGATGCCATCATCGCCTGGGGGCTGTTATTCCTTTTACCTGAAAAGAAGCAGGAAATTGTGATCCGAAAAATGGCAAACGCCCTTTACACCGAGGGAAAACTGCTGTTCACAGCTCCGTCTCAAAAAATGAAATGGGAAGATGCGATCACAGCGCTGGAATCGATATCGCTTGGAGCACAAAGATATAAAGAGTTGCTGGAAGCGTCAGGACTTTTACTCATAGGGGAATTTGAGGATGAGGGGGGGAATCATTATTATCATTCGGTTAGGCCTGCATTAGCCCAAGCATAG
- a CDS encoding GMC oxidoreductase → MANFNIDSKKARTYDAIVIGSGISGGWSAKELTEKGMKTLLLERGRDVQHIKDYPTTNMMPWEFEHRERLPKEITDANPIASRCYNFKESSAHFFAKDNEHPYIQEKPFDWLRGYQVGGKSLLWARQTQRWSKYDFEGPARDKFAVEWPIGYDDIAPWYSHVEKFAGITGNKDGLDTLPDGEFLKPHDLNCVEKYFKEQVSKQYKDRHIIIGRAAHITDPQQIHLDQGRAQCQHRTMCERGCPFGGYFSSNASTIPWALKTGNLTLRPHSVVHSVIYDDKQQKVTGVRVIDANTKQMMEFYARVIFVNASALNTNLILLNSISSRFPDGLGNDSGVLGKYIAFHNYRASVSGEYEGFLDSTTDGRRPNSGYIPRFRNVYKQETDFLRGYAAGFAANRMTYNDRNGLGESLKAGLLKTNYGNWSVGSHMMGETIPKESNYVALDKTAKDPFGMPMLRISVDYDDNDEKMIKDYMDQVSEMFTNAGFKNVRTHDGHRNPGNDIHEMGGVRMGKDPKTSMLNKWSQLHAAKNVFVTDGAGMTSTSTQNPSLTYMAFSARAANHAVKELKAKNL, encoded by the coding sequence ATGGCGAACTTTAATATTGACAGTAAAAAAGCCCGCACCTATGACGCCATTGTGATTGGGTCAGGGATTAGCGGTGGCTGGTCGGCGAAGGAGCTGACCGAAAAAGGAATGAAAACATTACTCCTTGAAAGGGGCCGTGATGTACAGCATATAAAGGATTATCCTACCACCAACATGATGCCCTGGGAATTTGAACACCGGGAGCGTCTGCCCAAGGAAATCACCGATGCCAATCCCATTGCCAGCCGGTGTTATAATTTCAAAGAGTCGTCGGCACATTTTTTTGCGAAGGATAACGAACATCCCTATATTCAGGAAAAGCCGTTCGACTGGCTCCGGGGATATCAGGTAGGGGGCAAATCGTTACTTTGGGCACGTCAGACTCAGCGCTGGAGCAAGTATGATTTCGAGGGCCCTGCCCGTGATAAGTTTGCAGTGGAATGGCCGATTGGTTATGACGACATAGCGCCCTGGTATAGTCATGTGGAAAAATTTGCGGGTATTACCGGCAATAAAGATGGGCTGGATACACTGCCGGATGGAGAGTTCCTGAAACCCCACGACCTGAACTGCGTTGAGAAGTATTTTAAGGAACAGGTATCTAAACAATATAAAGACAGGCATATCATCATTGGACGGGCAGCCCATATTACCGATCCGCAGCAGATACACCTGGACCAGGGCAGGGCTCAATGCCAGCATCGTACAATGTGTGAAAGGGGGTGCCCTTTTGGAGGGTACTTTAGCAGCAACGCATCAACCATACCCTGGGCTCTGAAAACAGGTAACCTCACACTCCGGCCTCATTCCGTGGTGCATTCGGTGATCTATGATGATAAGCAACAAAAAGTTACTGGTGTGCGGGTAATAGATGCAAACACGAAACAGATGATGGAATTTTATGCAAGAGTTATTTTTGTAAATGCCTCTGCGCTTAATACAAACCTGATTTTGTTAAATTCCATATCTTCACGCTTTCCCGATGGTCTGGGAAATGACAGTGGTGTTTTAGGTAAATATATCGCTTTTCATAACTACCGGGCCAGTGTTTCCGGTGAATATGAAGGGTTTCTGGACTCTACTACCGACGGCCGCAGGCCTAACAGTGGGTATATACCGCGTTTCAGGAATGTTTACAAGCAGGAAACGGACTTTCTGAGGGGATATGCGGCGGGTTTTGCTGCTAACCGTATGACTTATAACGATAGGAATGGTTTGGGAGAATCGCTCAAGGCAGGGCTGTTAAAAACCAATTATGGCAACTGGAGTGTGGGCTCGCACATGATGGGAGAAACCATACCCAAGGAGAGTAACTACGTGGCTTTGGACAAAACTGCCAAAGATCCTTTTGGTATGCCTATGCTCAGAATCTCGGTAGACTATGACGACAACGACGAAAAAATGATCAAAGATTATATGGATCAGGTTTCAGAAATGTTTACCAATGCTGGTTTTAAAAATGTGCGGACGCATGACGGACACCGTAACCCGGGCAACGACATTCATGAGATGGGAGGGGTAAGAATGGGGAAAGATCCTAAAACCTCCATGCTTAATAAATGGAGCCAGCTGCATGCTGCAAAAAATGTATTTGTTACGGATGGTGCCGGTATGACCTCGACCTCTACTCAAAATCCATCACTTACCTATATGGCGTTTTCGGCCAGAGCGGCCAATCATGCCGTGAAAGAATTGAAAGCGAAGAATTTATAA
- a CDS encoding gluconate 2-dehydrogenase subunit 3 family protein, with protein sequence MQRRVALKNMALTMGALASLSSWASGWNKSGIRGGVLLAADQSEVLMAVVEGIIPKTDTPGAGELGVHKFVEKMVKDCYDKNVQDNFVSGISKIDTASTKAYGKPFAGITQSQKLELLGNLQKSNDADEKAFFGLVKNLTIQGYMNSEYVMTNITHYEMVPARYHGCVPVKK encoded by the coding sequence ATGCAGAGACGGGTAGCGCTGAAAAATATGGCCCTCACGATGGGAGCCTTGGCCAGTTTGTCATCCTGGGCGTCGGGGTGGAATAAATCGGGTATCAGAGGTGGTGTGTTACTGGCAGCAGACCAGTCGGAGGTATTGATGGCGGTTGTTGAAGGGATTATACCTAAAACGGATACCCCGGGAGCTGGTGAGCTGGGGGTACATAAGTTTGTGGAGAAAATGGTAAAAGATTGCTACGACAAAAATGTGCAGGATAATTTTGTCAGCGGGATCAGTAAAATAGACACTGCCAGTACCAAGGCTTACGGAAAGCCTTTTGCGGGCATAACTCAAAGCCAGAAACTGGAGTTGCTGGGCAACTTGCAAAAAAGCAATGATGCCGACGAAAAGGCCTTTTTTGGTTTGGTCAAAAATCTGACCATCCAGGGGTATATGAATTCGGAATATGTGATGACCAATATCACCCATTATGAAATGGTTCCTGCACGTTACCATGGCTGTGTGCCAGTGAAAAAATAA
- a CDS encoding MFS transporter, producing MKTQTLTRSNSSHLFSAPVIVAALGYFVDIYDLLLFGIVRIPSLVSLGLSEADISLVGASILNWQMTGLLLGGILWGVLGDKKGRLSVLFGSIITYSLANIACGFVQDPFTYKILRFVAGIGLAGELGAGITLVSEILPKHLRAIGTSLVAGIGLLGAVVAYFTVEFFDWRYAYFIGGGLGISLLLLRIGVFESGIFKDVKNQKHIEKGNFFALFNNKDRLARYLKCIGIGLPTWFVIGILATFSNEFGKALGIAEPIKPGLSIMWCYVGLSMGDLCSGFLSHWLESRKRAVFYLMVFTLIFSVIYLYGGIGKASHLYTIAGFLGFGIGYWAMFVTIGAEQFGTNLRATAATTIPNMVRGTVVLMTTLFASFKESFSVINSGAMVGVLCFFIGIFCILTVPETHGRDLDFLEE from the coding sequence ATGAAAACCCAAACCTTAACACGTTCAAATTCATCTCATTTATTTAGTGCCCCTGTTATTGTTGCAGCCCTCGGTTACTTTGTTGACATTTACGATCTGCTGCTTTTTGGCATCGTCCGGATACCCAGTCTTGTTTCCCTAGGCCTTTCAGAAGCCGACATTTCACTTGTAGGCGCCAGTATTCTCAATTGGCAAATGACCGGGCTGTTGCTCGGGGGAATTTTGTGGGGTGTTTTAGGAGACAAAAAAGGACGATTGTCTGTACTATTCGGCTCCATTATTACCTATTCCCTGGCAAACATTGCCTGCGGATTTGTCCAGGACCCGTTTACTTATAAAATCCTGCGTTTTGTTGCAGGGATAGGTCTTGCGGGTGAGTTAGGCGCGGGTATCACGCTGGTATCCGAAATACTCCCCAAGCATCTTCGTGCCATTGGTACTTCCCTGGTGGCGGGTATCGGTCTCCTGGGCGCAGTGGTGGCCTATTTTACCGTTGAGTTTTTCGACTGGCGGTATGCCTATTTCATTGGCGGAGGGCTGGGTATTTCCCTGCTGCTGTTAAGGATAGGGGTATTTGAATCGGGCATTTTTAAAGATGTCAAGAATCAAAAGCATATTGAAAAGGGAAATTTTTTCGCGCTTTTTAATAACAAAGACAGGCTGGCACGTTATCTGAAGTGTATTGGGATAGGCCTGCCCACCTGGTTTGTAATCGGGATTCTGGCGACTTTCAGTAACGAATTCGGAAAGGCGCTGGGCATTGCGGAGCCGATCAAACCCGGGTTATCCATCATGTGGTGTTATGTAGGATTGTCCATGGGAGATTTGTGCAGTGGGTTTTTGAGCCACTGGCTTGAATCCCGGAAGCGGGCGGTATTTTACCTGATGGTATTTACGTTGATATTCAGCGTCATTTATTTATACGGAGGTATTGGCAAAGCATCCCATTTGTATACCATTGCAGGCTTTTTAGGATTTGGGATCGGCTACTGGGCTATGTTTGTGACCATCGGCGCCGAACAGTTTGGTACCAATCTGAGAGCAACGGCGGCCACCACCATTCCCAATATGGTGAGAGGTACTGTGGTATTGATGACAACATTATTTGCATCCTTTAAGGAATCGTTTTCGGTCATCAATTCGGGAGCGATGGTTGGAGTACTGTGTTTTTTTATTGGTATTTTTTGTATCCTCACTGTCCCCGAAACGCATGGGAGGGATCTGGATTTTCTGGAAGAATAG
- a CDS encoding lipocalin-like domain-containing protein, protein MKKVRSFTRVPVLFILIAAAVFSCKKDSDKDPVPTSKGVEGSWKMTAMNITPAYEGITDMLKFYSEFFGNDCLYRVTIIMKPDGTVGGTVPSDCSDEGTDIFGEPSKWKVVGNKIQLIDGSTVDEYDLEVNGSEMKWSYEEITDGKTYKTTIVLKKV, encoded by the coding sequence GTTTATCCTGATCGCCGCTGCTGTTTTTTCCTGCAAAAAGGATTCAGACAAAGATCCCGTACCGACGTCAAAAGGAGTTGAAGGTAGCTGGAAAATGACAGCCATGAACATAACTCCTGCGTATGAAGGGATAACGGATATGCTCAAGTTTTATTCTGAATTCTTCGGAAACGATTGTCTGTACCGGGTCACGATCATCATGAAACCGGATGGTACTGTGGGCGGAACTGTGCCGTCCGATTGCAGCGATGAAGGCACCGATATTTTTGGAGAGCCGTCGAAATGGAAAGTGGTTGGAAATAAAATTCAACTGATAGACGGCAGTACCGTTGACGAATATGATCTTGAGGTGAACGGCAGCGAGATGAAATGGTCTTACGAAGAAATTACAGATGGGAAAACCTACAAGACAACGATTGTTCTTAAGAAAGTCTGA